The Calditerrivibrio nitroreducens DSM 19672 genome window below encodes:
- a CDS encoding cbb3-type cytochrome c oxidase N-terminal domain-containing protein yields the protein MAEYKEEFDDLSKFEREDTKHNLPAGWLILFISLIVFGIYYVYSFTPSFTGWSQEKIFQESMKK from the coding sequence ATGGCTGAGTATAAAGAGGAATTTGACGATTTATCTAAATTTGAAAGGGAAGATACAAAGCACAATCTCCCTGCAGGTTGGTTGATTCTATTCATATCTCTCATTGTGTTTGGTATCTATTACGTGTATTCCTTTACACCTTCCTTTACAGGTTGGTCACAGGAAAAAATATTTCAGGAAAGTATGAAAAAATAA
- a CDS encoding 4Fe-4S dicluster domain-containing protein has product MSKSYQDKRRFVRWILILTTLIVPFIKVNGNSFLRFDVGELIFYFFGFPLPINNFFFILLLTLFFTFLFITMTLMYGRIWCGWLCPQSVVMEVTSFVDKVKKGETGKKTIYTLYLLVLSVVISLNMVFYFVDPYKFFPTLFTKGYIHPVTLGFIISLAVIIFLDIYLVRFRFCATVCPYSMIQSVLFDENTLAVYMIPETKGECINCLACVKVCSTGIDIRQGLNSACINCAKCIDACENVMSKRGKSSLFAYMYGLKNIKNFKRPTVLIGLGATFVFFVATIIAAINIKSYSVDMITNPKFYPRFTGDVAVNGFQFITENYSGKEKRFNIKVVSSLPIKLEPTDTIQVLPKEKKVTDLFIKIPKEIAEKNQLIDIDINIVDEKGKVIDKKITFRKPFGKKSGVKK; this is encoded by the coding sequence ATGAGTAAAAGCTATCAGGATAAAAGAAGATTTGTCAGATGGATATTGATTCTTACCACGCTGATAGTTCCATTCATCAAAGTTAATGGGAATAGCTTTTTGAGATTTGATGTGGGGGAATTGATATTCTACTTTTTTGGATTTCCTCTTCCTATCAATAATTTTTTCTTCATCCTACTTTTGACTCTTTTTTTCACATTCCTTTTTATCACTATGACCCTGATGTATGGTAGAATATGGTGCGGATGGCTTTGCCCCCAATCGGTTGTTATGGAAGTTACATCTTTTGTGGATAAAGTTAAAAAAGGGGAAACCGGGAAGAAGACAATCTATACATTATACCTTTTGGTGTTAAGTGTGGTTATTTCGCTAAATATGGTTTTTTATTTCGTTGATCCGTATAAATTTTTTCCAACACTTTTTACCAAAGGGTATATTCATCCGGTAACGTTGGGTTTTATAATTTCCCTTGCTGTAATAATTTTTCTGGATATCTATCTGGTGAGATTTCGCTTCTGTGCAACAGTATGTCCATATTCGATGATACAATCTGTGCTCTTCGATGAAAATACGCTTGCCGTTTATATGATTCCCGAGACAAAGGGTGAATGTATAAATTGCCTTGCCTGTGTGAAGGTCTGCTCCACAGGAATAGATATAAGACAGGGTTTAAACTCCGCCTGCATAAACTGTGCTAAATGTATAGATGCCTGTGAAAATGTAATGTCAAAAAGAGGGAAGTCATCCCTTTTTGCCTACATGTATGGACTTAAAAATATCAAAAATTTCAAAAGGCCTACCGTTTTAATTGGCCTGGGGGCAACATTTGTTTTTTTTGTTGCAACTATAATAGCAGCTATAAATATAAAGTCTTATTCGGTGGATATGATTACAAATCCTAAATTTTATCCCAGATTTACCGGTGATGTGGCTGTGAATGGTTTTCAATTCATTACGGAAAATTATTCAGGTAAAGAAAAGAGATTCAATATTAAAGTGGTCTCTTCACTACCTATAAAGTTGGAGCCTACTGATACCATACAGGTGTTGCCAAAAGAGAAAAAGGTGACGGATCTTTTTATAAAGATACCTAAAGAGATTGCCGAAAAGAATCAGTTGATAGATATTGATATAAACATTGTGGATGAAAAGGGGAAGGTTATTGATAAAAAGATTACTTTCAGGAAACCTTTCGGCAAGAAGAGTGGAGTAAAAAAATGA
- the ccoS gene encoding cbb3-type cytochrome oxidase assembly protein CcoS codes for MTSLYILVPISLIMGGLALYFFFWAIKKKQFDDSEGIKYRILDDDDEK; via the coding sequence ATGACCTCCCTTTATATACTTGTGCCAATCAGCCTCATCATGGGTGGATTGGCACTATATTTCTTTTTTTGGGCTATTAAAAAAAAGCAGTTTGATGACTCTGAAGGTATAAAGTATAGAATCCTGGATGATGATGACGAAAAATAA
- a CDS encoding nitrous oxide reductase accessory protein NosL, with protein MFKLQKIVFLIVFSLLAFSVYAEFSKLPTHEPTLLQKGEAKHWCPICGMNLKSYYKTNHAVKLKNGDYKQYCSIRCLAFDYESIKNNLDKVLVVDVASDKFIDAEKAYYVVGSKVPGTMSAVSKLAFEKKEDAEKFAKEYGGEIKRYDDTFKIALESLNDDIVVFANKKKTTMYPVGEKIYNTVCKPIDLGKYKKINELKSAIVNEKLCGELDEKKAQSVALYLWEVKRFEQNSEEHIHLSKDEKCPVCGMYVYKYPNWAAEIKTKNGRFVFDGVKDMMKFYFDPQKYAKGTTRNDFTKIVVTDYYTLKSIDGKKAYYVIGSKVLGPMGKELIPFVSENDAKNFMLDYGGDRILKFEEITPGIIKKLD; from the coding sequence ATGTTTAAACTTCAAAAGATAGTATTTTTAATAGTTTTTTCTCTTTTAGCTTTTTCGGTATACGCTGAATTTTCCAAACTACCCACACATGAACCGACTCTATTGCAAAAGGGGGAAGCAAAGCACTGGTGTCCCATTTGTGGTATGAATCTAAAAAGCTACTACAAGACAAACCATGCTGTAAAACTCAAAAATGGTGATTACAAACAGTATTGCTCCATCAGATGTCTTGCCTTTGACTACGAATCCATTAAGAATAATTTAGACAAAGTTCTCGTTGTGGATGTCGCATCCGACAAATTTATCGATGCTGAAAAAGCTTATTATGTAGTTGGCAGTAAAGTGCCGGGGACTATGTCTGCTGTAAGCAAGCTTGCATTTGAGAAAAAGGAAGATGCAGAGAAGTTTGCAAAAGAGTACGGTGGTGAGATAAAAAGGTATGATGATACATTCAAGATTGCTTTGGAGTCTCTTAATGATGATATCGTGGTTTTTGCAAATAAGAAGAAGACCACGATGTATCCTGTTGGTGAAAAGATTTATAACACAGTATGTAAACCTATAGACTTGGGAAAATATAAAAAAATCAATGAACTCAAATCTGCCATAGTAAATGAAAAGCTCTGTGGAGAACTGGATGAAAAAAAAGCTCAGTCGGTAGCACTTTATCTATGGGAAGTTAAGAGATTCGAACAGAATAGTGAAGAACATATCCACCTTTCCAAAGATGAGAAATGCCCTGTATGCGGAATGTACGTTTACAAATATCCAAATTGGGCTGCTGAGATAAAGACAAAAAATGGTAGGTTTGTGTTTGACGGCGTAAAAGATATGATGAAATTTTATTTTGATCCTCAGAAATATGCAAAAGGTACAACAAGAAATGATTTTACTAAAATAGTTGTAACTGATTATTACACGCTCAAATCCATAGATGGAAAAAAAGCATATTATGTGATTGGTAGTAAGGTGCTTGGGCCGATGGGAAAAGAGCTTATCCCTTTTGTATCTGAAAATGATGCGAAAAATTTTATGTTAGATTATGGTGGAGATAGGATCTTAAAATTTGAGGAGATTACACCTGGTATCATAAAAAAATTGGATTAA
- a CDS encoding ABC transporter ATP-binding protein yields the protein MIAIRYLTKIYGDKVILENINLDIKNGDFVVIMGPSGSGKSTFLSIISGLARPTEGSVYYDELNISKLPESEVGKFRNSKIGFVFQKFNLMENLTVYENILPPVIISERKMTKKDIFELLKRFEIDGLSDMKVKKLSGGEQQRVALARALVNDPDILIADEPTANLDYRLKNDVIDTFKKIHQQGKTVIVATHDKVFTEIKGTRIINMINGKIAEML from the coding sequence ATGATAGCGATAAGATATCTTACCAAAATTTATGGTGATAAGGTCATACTGGAAAATATCAATTTAGATATAAAAAATGGTGATTTTGTAGTGATTATGGGGCCATCTGGTAGTGGTAAGAGTACATTTTTGTCCATAATATCCGGTCTTGCAAGACCCACTGAAGGATCTGTTTATTATGACGAACTTAATATCTCAAAGTTGCCGGAATCTGAAGTGGGTAAGTTTAGAAATAGTAAGATAGGGTTTGTATTTCAAAAATTTAATCTGATGGAAAATCTTACTGTGTATGAAAATATTCTTCCACCGGTGATAATTTCTGAAAGAAAAATGACTAAAAAGGATATCTTTGAACTGTTGAAGAGATTTGAAATTGATGGTTTATCTGATATGAAGGTGAAGAAGCTTTCGGGGGGTGAGCAGCAGAGGGTGGCGCTGGCAAGGGCTCTTGTGAATGATCCGGATATTTTAATTGCCGATGAGCCAACGGCAAACCTTGATTATAGATTGAAAAATGATGTGATAGACACCTTTAAGAAGATTCACCAGCAGGGGAAAACCGTGATTGTGGCCACACATGATAAAGTGTTTACCGAAATCAAAGGGACAAGAATCATCAATATGATAAATGGTAAGATTGCGGAAATGTTATGA
- a CDS encoding cbb3-type cytochrome c oxidase subunit I, with protein MNEYQYDYQTVKGFIVSCLFWGVIGLVIGLLISAQMWNANLNFGEYFSFGRLRTVHTNVLAYGLGIGAEFGIFYYLVIRLTKRPLLFPKLARFHLWLFNIGIALAAWTLFMGYSQNLEYAEFEWPIDIAVVILWVIFAINVMGTIFKRKEEEMYISLWYIIATIVTVAILYIVNNLSIPATLFKSYHLFAGVNSANVEWWYGHNAVGFLFTTPILAMFYYFLPKSTGLPIYSHRLSIISFWSLIFAYLWTGAHHLVYTPLPDWIQTLGIAFTLFLIAPSWGSVVNGYFTVESDWSVMKNKYLTKFFIAGITFYGLQTIQGPSQGIRVISSLIHYTDWVPGHVHMGTMGWVTMVICASIYYIIPHIYKTEIYSVKLANIHFWIVLIGQLMFSITMWITGIQQGAMWKMTNPDGSLKYTFIETVTANYPYWQMRTVAGIIFVIGMLFFLYNVFMTIQKGKKELAAKLAAANA; from the coding sequence ATGAATGAGTACCAATACGATTACCAAACTGTAAAAGGGTTTATCGTATCCTGTCTTTTTTGGGGTGTAATAGGCCTTGTAATTGGTCTATTGATTTCTGCTCAAATGTGGAACGCCAATTTGAATTTTGGTGAGTATTTTTCTTTTGGAAGACTGAGGACGGTTCACACAAATGTTCTTGCCTATGGTCTTGGAATAGGTGCTGAATTTGGTATCTTTTACTATCTTGTGATCAGGCTTACCAAAAGACCGCTTTTATTTCCAAAGCTTGCAAGGTTTCATCTATGGCTTTTCAACATCGGTATTGCCCTTGCAGCATGGACACTGTTTATGGGCTATTCCCAAAACCTTGAGTATGCAGAATTTGAATGGCCTATTGACATTGCCGTGGTTATTCTCTGGGTCATATTTGCCATTAATGTAATGGGTACAATTTTCAAAAGAAAAGAAGAAGAGATGTATATTTCCCTCTGGTATATTATTGCCACTATTGTTACTGTTGCGATCCTCTATATCGTAAATAACTTATCCATTCCTGCTACCCTTTTTAAATCTTACCATCTATTTGCGGGTGTGAATAGTGCAAACGTAGAGTGGTGGTACGGCCATAATGCTGTTGGATTCCTATTTACCACGCCTATATTGGCTATGTTTTATTATTTCCTTCCGAAATCCACCGGACTTCCTATTTACAGCCATAGATTATCCATAATCTCTTTCTGGTCGCTGATTTTTGCTTATCTCTGGACGGGTGCCCACCACCTTGTGTATACTCCACTCCCCGATTGGATACAGACACTCGGTATCGCTTTTACTCTTTTTCTTATCGCTCCTTCATGGGGTTCAGTAGTAAATGGATATTTTACAGTGGAGTCTGACTGGTCAGTGATGAAAAATAAATATCTAACAAAGTTTTTCATTGCTGGTATTACATTTTATGGTTTGCAAACAATACAGGGGCCATCTCAGGGTATCAGGGTAATTAGCTCACTCATCCACTATACCGACTGGGTGCCCGGGCATGTTCACATGGGTACGATGGGATGGGTAACTATGGTAATTTGTGCATCAATCTACTACATAATACCACATATTTATAAAACCGAGATATACAGCGTGAAGCTTGCCAATATACATTTCTGGATTGTTTTAATTGGTCAGCTTATGTTTTCAATCACAATGTGGATCACCGGAATTCAGCAGGGGGCTATGTGGAAGATGACCAATCCTGATGGATCTTTGAAATATACTTTTATCGAGACAGTGACTGCTAATTATCCATACTGGCAGATGAGGACAGTTGCAGGCATTATCTTTGTCATCGGTATGCTATTCTTCCTTTACAATGTCTTTATGACTATTCAGAAAGGTAAGAAAGAGCTTGCAGCTAAACTTGCTGCTGCAAATGCTTAA
- a CDS encoding RrF2 family transcriptional regulator: protein MSLVKKEVDYAIRIIAYLLGKDNLVKMEEISEKLFISQPNTIKILHKLSKCGIIKTKTGKNGGIILKKEVIDLSIYDILTCMGFEAEINVCVNIPESCKLNPICSITHFFAEIQYDVIERLKNAKIKDFIFDDKALSKIGGMYE from the coding sequence ATGAGCCTTGTAAAAAAAGAAGTTGACTATGCTATCAGGATAATTGCATATTTATTGGGCAAGGATAATCTTGTGAAGATGGAAGAGATATCTGAAAAGCTTTTTATCTCCCAGCCAAATACGATAAAAATTTTACATAAACTTTCAAAATGTGGTATAATTAAAACTAAGACCGGTAAGAATGGTGGAATTATCCTAAAAAAAGAGGTTATTGATTTGAGCATATACGATATTTTAACCTGTATGGGTTTTGAGGCGGAGATCAATGTATGCGTAAATATCCCGGAATCATGTAAACTAAATCCAATTTGTAGCATTACCCATTTTTTCGCTGAAATACAGTACGATGTGATAGAAAGGTTAAAAAATGCTAAAATTAAAGATTTCATATTTGATGATAAAGCATTAAGTAAAATAGGAGGTATGTATGAATGA
- a CDS encoding cbb3-type cytochrome c oxidase subunit II, with amino-acid sequence MSGNKNSLYSKALLFTIVAAITVLIGTFVTMFYPMMRPEMHPKLENLKPFTPLQLAGRDIYMREGCMNCHTQTVRPLKADVLRYGDYSKAGEFFYDRPHLWGSKRTGPDLARIGGKYPDDWHYQHMANPQAFYEKSNMPKYDFLTKKKIDIDKTVAGLKVLGISYKPEEIDELKSKNEMDAIVAYLQQLGTSVSRKAVVTVDENSVEEKSPLSGKVEAVAEGQRLYKIECVGCHGKNAEGNIGPAFADSQRTEKELFLLIANGSEGAMPGYANQFTREKIWAMVEYVKSLKKQ; translated from the coding sequence ATGTCCGGAAATAAGAATTCATTATACAGCAAGGCTCTTTTATTTACTATTGTTGCTGCTATTACTGTGCTGATAGGTACATTTGTCACCATGTTTTATCCGATGATGAGACCGGAGATGCATCCGAAACTTGAAAACCTTAAGCCATTTACCCCTCTTCAGCTTGCGGGTCGTGATATCTACATGAGGGAAGGTTGTATGAACTGTCATACTCAGACGGTGAGACCTCTGAAGGCTGATGTGCTCAGGTATGGTGATTATTCAAAGGCGGGTGAGTTTTTCTACGATAGACCACATCTCTGGGGTTCTAAAAGGACAGGCCCAGATCTTGCAAGAATTGGTGGAAAATATCCCGATGACTGGCATTATCAACATATGGCAAATCCTCAGGCATTTTACGAGAAGTCAAACATGCCTAAGTACGATTTTCTAACTAAGAAGAAGATTGACATAGATAAAACTGTTGCAGGTTTGAAAGTGCTGGGAATCTCTTATAAGCCTGAAGAGATTGATGAGCTAAAATCCAAAAATGAGATGGATGCTATTGTGGCATATCTTCAGCAGCTTGGTACTTCTGTTTCAAGGAAGGCTGTAGTTACAGTTGACGAAAATTCTGTAGAGGAAAAAAGCCCTCTTTCCGGAAAGGTTGAAGCTGTGGCAGAAGGACAAAGACTCTACAAGATTGAATGTGTAGGTTGTCATGGTAAAAACGCAGAGGGTAATATAGGTCCTGCATTTGCCGATAGCCAGAGAACTGAAAAAGAATTATTCCTATTAATTGCCAACGGATCTGAAGGGGCAATGCCAGGATATGCAAACCAGTTTACCAGAGAAAAGATCTGGGCAATGGTTGAATATGTAAAATCTCTTAAAAAACAGTAG
- a CDS encoding CcoQ/FixQ family Cbb3-type cytochrome c oxidase assembly chaperone produces MALDHVFLVVFGVLLVLLMIGAIVYYYLPKRKDKVEKAKYKMLEDDDE; encoded by the coding sequence ATGGCATTAGATCATGTTTTTCTTGTGGTTTTTGGTGTTTTGCTGGTTCTTTTGATGATCGGGGCGATAGTTTACTACTACCTACCCAAAAGGAAAGATAAAGTGGAAAAAGCAAAGTATAAAATGTTGGAAGATGACGATGAGTAA
- a CDS encoding ABC transporter permease: MKLGREFNIFLFSINLLLKRKSSYYIFLILTVLVFFIASASFITASIKKELILTHEELPDIVIQRVIGGRQQYVHMDYIDKIVSIPGIKSILPRVWGYYYFDYSGVNFSIVGVDPLEPFYKKSLEESIKHIKIDELTRRDDWMILGYGVRSLFSDIGYVDYAYFKKPDGEYVKLRRFDYLNGESAIFTNDIILISQKMARTLLGMDEDYVTDIAVNVYNKNEVVTIAAKIRDILKDVRTVTKKDILNSYQNVFNYKLGFFITLFGVLIFTMVVIVIDKLGGLSETEKLEIGVLKATGWTTLDVLRLKFYESSFLVLQAYIMGVLLSMIYVYLLKAPIMMNIFNGYATLKTEYQLIFAVDFKTLFFVFIAVVPFYIAAIIIPTYRIATLDTYEVFK, translated from the coding sequence ATGAAGCTCGGTAGAGAGTTTAATATATTTCTTTTTTCCATCAATCTACTTCTAAAGAGAAAAAGCTCTTATTATATATTTTTGATATTGACCGTTCTTGTTTTTTTTATCGCATCTGCAAGCTTTATTACTGCATCCATAAAGAAAGAGCTTATTCTGACGCATGAAGAATTGCCGGATATAGTTATACAGAGGGTGATAGGGGGGCGTCAACAGTATGTACATATGGACTATATAGACAAAATTGTGTCTATACCGGGGATAAAAAGTATCCTGCCAAGAGTTTGGGGGTATTATTACTTTGATTATTCTGGGGTAAATTTTTCCATTGTGGGGGTCGATCCATTGGAGCCTTTCTATAAAAAGTCGCTGGAAGAGAGTATAAAGCATATCAAAATAGATGAACTGACCAGAAGAGATGATTGGATGATTTTGGGTTATGGGGTTAGAAGTCTATTTTCCGATATTGGATATGTGGATTATGCTTATTTTAAAAAGCCGGATGGTGAATACGTTAAGTTGCGTAGATTTGATTATCTTAATGGGGAAAGTGCAATCTTTACAAATGACATTATCCTCATTTCCCAAAAAATGGCAAGGACGCTGTTGGGTATGGATGAAGATTATGTTACCGATATTGCCGTAAACGTCTATAATAAAAATGAAGTGGTCACTATTGCAGCCAAAATCAGGGATATTCTAAAAGATGTAAGGACGGTAACGAAAAAAGATATTTTAAATTCTTATCAAAACGTATTTAATTATAAATTGGGTTTTTTTATTACACTTTTCGGTGTTTTGATTTTTACGATGGTGGTTATTGTAATTGATAAGCTGGGGGGGCTTTCGGAAACTGAAAAGCTTGAGATTGGCGTATTAAAGGCCACCGGATGGACCACATTGGATGTTTTGAGGCTTAAATTCTATGAGTCATCTTTTTTAGTCCTGCAGGCGTATATCATGGGGGTGCTTCTATCTATGATTTACGTATACCTTTTGAAAGCCCCTATTATGATGAATATATTTAATGGATATGCTACGCTTAAAACTGAATACCAGCTTATTTTTGCCGTAGATTTTAAAACCCTCTTTTTTGTATTTATAGCTGTAGTTCCTTTCTACATCGCTGCCATCATTATCCCCACCTATAGGATAGCTACCTTGGATACTTATGAGGTTTTTAAATGA
- a CDS encoding DUF3373 domain-containing protein, translating into MKKLIALMAAGLLCGVTFASAQEIDLAALKSQIADLQSKVDAMSKDMNKMQQHTVTDKVSLGIEFMTRLDSMQFNDVRGLNNDLQLKLRNMMNNIANGAMYGYAPGPNNSTYATIKSMSDAPATMQNYYYMFDNQGFLNPANVKKYDTNNDFFMTNRLRVRMSSKVNENLSFTGRLVMYKAYGESISEHFFNGTMGSMNMDMNSGQVPGDDSIHVERAYFVYSNNIGPVPYHFSLGRRPAAYGAGMENHENAVLGGSPLGSIIQMNFDGASLGFDLEDVTGIPGLNFKLCYGQGFEGQYGTYNSLNSTADVNDVHFYGFILKAFDNDQYKLWYNYAYGAGITDGFVGTSVFPFFVRYGGYDNSSNMTYVMVPNYGGYISRIEPTSKVGDIELHSVMAQGKTFGFDWFAAYSLSKTHPDGSSANAMYQFMGQDKLLDGKSRTGQSIWVGVMTPELPYTKGKLGVEYNWGSKYWLPFMATIDSAKLATRGQVYEAYYHQPIVGDNLFATLGVMYTDYKYTGSGSPMGAPIKIEDVIPYNVMMPAVDKVTDFYLKMTYRY; encoded by the coding sequence ATGAAAAAATTAATCGCTTTAATGGCAGCAGGACTTCTATGTGGGGTTACTTTTGCATCTGCTCAGGAAATTGACCTGGCAGCTTTGAAATCCCAGATTGCAGATCTTCAATCAAAAGTGGATGCAATGTCAAAAGATATGAACAAAATGCAACAGCACACCGTCACCGATAAGGTGAGCTTAGGCATCGAGTTTATGACAAGATTGGATAGTATGCAGTTTAATGATGTCAGGGGATTGAACAATGACTTGCAGCTGAAACTAAGAAATATGATGAATAATATTGCAAATGGTGCAATGTATGGCTATGCGCCAGGTCCAAATAACTCTACATATGCTACGATAAAATCAATGAGTGATGCTCCGGCCACAATGCAAAATTATTACTATATGTTTGATAATCAAGGTTTTTTAAATCCTGCTAATGTAAAAAAATATGACACAAATAATGACTTTTTTATGACGAATAGACTTAGAGTCAGGATGAGCAGCAAGGTAAATGAAAATCTCTCTTTTACCGGTCGTCTTGTGATGTATAAAGCATATGGTGAGTCTATTTCGGAGCATTTTTTTAATGGCACTATGGGCAGTATGAATATGGATATGAATTCCGGTCAAGTGCCTGGGGATGATTCTATCCACGTAGAAAGAGCTTATTTTGTATATTCCAATAATATTGGTCCTGTGCCATATCATTTTTCTCTTGGTAGAAGACCGGCTGCTTATGGTGCAGGTATGGAAAACCATGAAAATGCTGTGCTTGGTGGTTCACCATTGGGGTCTATTATACAGATGAACTTTGATGGTGCTTCTCTTGGATTCGACCTTGAAGATGTTACTGGTATTCCAGGGCTTAATTTTAAATTGTGTTATGGTCAGGGATTTGAAGGGCAATATGGTACTTACAACTCTTTAAATTCCACAGCTGATGTAAACGATGTCCATTTTTATGGCTTTATTTTAAAAGCTTTTGACAATGATCAATATAAGCTGTGGTACAATTACGCTTATGGTGCAGGTATCACAGATGGATTTGTGGGCACATCAGTTTTCCCATTTTTTGTTAGATATGGCGGTTACGATAACTCCTCTAATATGACCTATGTAATGGTACCTAATTATGGTGGATACATATCAAGGATTGAGCCCACAAGTAAAGTGGGGGATATAGAGCTTCATTCTGTAATGGCTCAGGGTAAGACTTTTGGTTTTGACTGGTTTGCCGCTTATTCTTTGAGTAAGACTCATCCAGATGGTAGTTCAGCTAATGCTATGTATCAGTTTATGGGGCAAGATAAGTTGCTTGACGGCAAGTCAAGGACAGGTCAGTCTATTTGGGTTGGTGTAATGACTCCAGAGCTTCCTTACACAAAAGGTAAGCTTGGCGTTGAATACAACTGGGGTAGTAAATATTGGCTTCCATTTATGGCTACAATCGATTCTGCTAAGCTTGCTACTCGTGGTCAGGTATATGAGGCATATTATCATCAGCCAATAGTAGGTGACAATTTGTTTGCAACTCTGGGTGTAATGTATACTGATTACAAATATACAGGAAGTGGTAGCCCTATGGGAGCACCAATAAAAATAGAAGATGTAATTCCTTATAATGTAATGATGCCAGCGGTGGATAAAGTGACTGATTTTTATCTAAAAATGACTTACAGATACTAA